A portion of the Microlunatus phosphovorus NM-1 genome contains these proteins:
- the pdxY gene encoding pyridoxal kinase PdxY — MTTILSIQSSVAYGHVGNSAATFPLMRLGVEVYPVLTVHFSNHTGYPGWRGPLLAAGDVAEVIRGIDERGALDRVDAVLSGYQGGEDVGKVILDAVALVRSRNPRAIYCCDPVMGDVDRDFYVRPGIPEFMRDAVVPAAQLITPNQFELEFLTGRSTSTVPEVLAAADAARAMGPQTVLVTSVVHDAAQEGTIDMIAVTGEGAWSVTTPLLPQTFTGAGDLTTATFLAHLLRTDSVAEAIGQTAATVYGVLKATVDSGESELQLVAAQDEIAAPTRTFEVTRLR, encoded by the coding sequence GTGACGACGATCCTGTCCATCCAGTCCTCGGTCGCCTATGGCCACGTCGGCAACAGCGCCGCGACCTTCCCGCTGATGCGGCTGGGTGTCGAAGTGTATCCGGTGCTCACCGTGCATTTCTCCAACCACACCGGCTATCCGGGCTGGCGCGGTCCGTTGCTGGCGGCAGGCGACGTCGCCGAGGTGATCCGCGGCATCGATGAGCGGGGGGCGCTGGATCGGGTCGACGCGGTGCTGTCGGGCTATCAGGGCGGCGAGGACGTCGGCAAGGTGATCCTTGATGCGGTCGCGTTGGTGCGGTCTCGCAACCCGAGGGCGATCTATTGCTGCGACCCGGTGATGGGCGATGTGGATCGCGACTTCTATGTCCGGCCGGGCATCCCGGAGTTCATGCGGGACGCTGTGGTGCCGGCCGCGCAGCTCATCACCCCCAACCAGTTCGAGCTGGAGTTCCTCACCGGCCGATCCACCTCCACGGTGCCGGAGGTGCTGGCTGCCGCCGATGCGGCGCGGGCGATGGGTCCGCAGACCGTGCTGGTCACCTCCGTGGTGCACGACGCCGCCCAGGAGGGCACCATCGACATGATCGCGGTGACGGGGGAGGGCGCCTGGTCGGTGACCACCCCGCTGCTGCCGCAGACCTTCACCGGCGCCGGCGACCTGACCACGGCCACTTTCCTGGCGCACCTGCTGCGTACGGACTCGGTCGCCGAGGCCATTGGCCAGACAGCCGCCACCGTCTACGGGGTGCTCAAAGCAACCGTCGACTCCGGCGAGTCCGAGCTCCAGCTCGTCGCCGCGCAGGACGAGATCGCCGCGCCCACTCGCACGTTCGAGGTCACGCGGCTGCGGTGA
- a CDS encoding PGPGW domain-containing protein yields the protein MSAGVEDSSAVAHDPAGATAAGTAEAGPAPTDREVPTVDTAATNGEKPGDGVKPGKHHHHVLIEPDEDRWAWRRRIRQNPARLRVYRIGVAIAGLLLICLGIITGPLPGPGGIPLVLLGLATWSSEFEWAYRLRLRFKAEIKKYGGWPTGKKVAFWVAFSAVCGSLGYAYLLALGIPFWMPEVGASLLEHLPGVQAR from the coding sequence ATGTCAGCCGGCGTCGAGGACAGCAGCGCTGTTGCGCACGACCCCGCCGGCGCCACCGCCGCCGGTACGGCCGAGGCTGGCCCGGCGCCCACGGACAGGGAGGTGCCTACCGTCGACACGGCGGCCACCAACGGCGAGAAGCCTGGCGATGGCGTGAAACCCGGCAAGCACCACCACCACGTGCTCATCGAGCCGGATGAGGATCGCTGGGCGTGGCGTCGCCGGATCCGGCAGAACCCGGCCCGGCTGCGGGTCTATCGGATCGGCGTGGCGATCGCCGGTCTGCTGCTGATCTGTCTGGGCATCATCACCGGTCCGTTACCGGGTCCGGGCGGCATCCCGCTGGTCCTGCTGGGGTTGGCGACCTGGTCGAGCGAGTTCGAGTGGGCCTACCGGTTGCGGCTTCGCTTCAAGGCCGAGATCAAGAAGTACGGCGGCTGGCCCACCGGCAAGAAGGTCGCCTTCTGGGTTGCCTTCTCGGCGGTGTGCGGGAGCCTCGGATACGCCTATCTGCTTGCCCTGGGCATCCCGTTCTGGATGCCCGAGGTGGGAGCATCGCTGCTGGAGCATCTGCCCGGAGTCCAGGCTCGCTGA
- a CDS encoding glycerophosphodiester phosphodiesterase family protein, with the protein MRADEYSYFDAEFLAFAHRGGAHYQPNIGRENSLYAFDQAVQLGYRYLETDVHLTLDGVLVAFHDEHLDRVTDAAGLIAELPYEVVSRARIGGIDPIPTLAELLEAFPAARFNIDAKSPRAIETLARTIADHDAYDRVCVSSFGIRRLHQLRRLIGKRTASAASSLGIAVNCFVPWLTAVLDSPAPVLQMPVDRRVFGIRLQLLTDRLLRTAHRHGKQVHIWTIDDEPELERLIDAGVDGIFTDRPDTLKSVLQGRGRWSEATS; encoded by the coding sequence ATGCGGGCCGATGAGTACTCGTACTTCGACGCCGAGTTCCTCGCCTTCGCCCACCGCGGCGGGGCGCACTACCAGCCGAACATCGGCCGCGAGAACAGCCTGTATGCCTTCGATCAGGCGGTGCAGCTCGGTTATCGCTATCTGGAGACCGACGTCCACCTGACTCTCGACGGTGTGCTGGTCGCCTTCCATGACGAGCACCTCGATCGGGTCACCGACGCAGCCGGGCTGATCGCCGAACTGCCGTACGAAGTGGTCAGCCGCGCCCGGATCGGGGGCATCGATCCCATCCCGACCTTGGCCGAGCTGCTCGAGGCGTTCCCCGCGGCACGGTTCAACATCGACGCCAAGTCACCGCGTGCGATCGAGACGCTGGCTCGCACCATCGCCGACCACGATGCGTACGACCGGGTCTGTGTCAGCTCCTTCGGCATCCGTCGGCTCCATCAGCTTCGTCGGCTGATCGGGAAGCGGACAGCGTCGGCAGCGTCGTCGCTGGGCATCGCGGTCAACTGCTTCGTCCCATGGCTGACCGCCGTGCTCGACTCCCCCGCCCCGGTGCTGCAGATGCCGGTGGACCGGCGCGTGTTCGGCATCCGGCTGCAACTGTTGACCGACCGGCTGCTGCGTACCGCGCACCGACATGGCAAACAGGTGCACATCTGGACCATCGATGACGAGCCCGAGCTCGAGCGGCTGATCGACGCCGGGGTGGATGGGATCTTCACCGACCGACCCGACACTCTCAAGTCCGTGCTGCAGGGTCGCGGCCGGTGGAGCGAGGCGACCTCATGA
- a CDS encoding MFS transporter, with product MSMPAGPEGFIVPPPAKPRRAVISWALWDWGSSAYSTIVVTFVFAPYLANSVGGPEAAFGLSGATWLAIATTVAGVLIAGLAPVTGQRADAGGHRRRNLGIYSALVIVSTLGLYFVKDDAAYLWLGLILMAAGSVFMEFAYVSYNAMLHQVSTPATIGRVSGLGWGSGYLGGIVVLLAAFVLFISPEVGLFGVTSEDGLRYRVLALIVAIWFTIFAIPVLLTVPEVPPTEVGKASFVASYKKLIADVRTLYRSDRQVVWFLLASAVYRDGLAAVFSFGAVLAVSVYGLSASEVVMFGVAANVVAAAGAFSGGVLEDRVGPKRIILLSLTGLVVSATVLLFASGPTMFWIFGLALCLWVGPAQASSRSFLARLARPQQEGQLFGLYATTGRAVSFLAPGLFALFSGVFSSDRMGIVGIALVLLVGAVWLGFVQPPSDRRTTDSAEVA from the coding sequence ATGAGCATGCCCGCGGGACCGGAGGGTTTCATCGTCCCGCCGCCGGCCAAGCCCAGACGTGCAGTCATCTCCTGGGCCCTGTGGGACTGGGGGTCGTCGGCCTACTCGACGATCGTGGTCACCTTCGTCTTCGCTCCCTATCTGGCCAACAGCGTCGGCGGACCTGAGGCGGCCTTCGGGCTCTCCGGTGCCACCTGGCTGGCCATCGCCACCACCGTGGCCGGGGTGCTGATCGCCGGGCTCGCCCCGGTCACCGGGCAGCGGGCCGATGCGGGAGGGCACCGGAGGCGCAATCTCGGGATCTACAGCGCACTCGTCATCGTGTCCACCCTCGGGCTGTACTTCGTCAAGGACGACGCCGCGTACCTCTGGCTCGGCTTGATCTTGATGGCCGCCGGCTCGGTGTTCATGGAGTTCGCGTACGTGTCCTACAACGCGATGCTGCATCAGGTGTCCACCCCGGCGACGATCGGGCGGGTCTCCGGTCTCGGCTGGGGCAGCGGCTATCTGGGCGGCATCGTGGTGCTGCTGGCGGCGTTCGTGCTGTTCATCTCCCCCGAGGTCGGCCTGTTCGGGGTGACCTCCGAGGACGGGCTGCGCTATCGAGTGCTGGCGCTGATCGTCGCCATCTGGTTCACCATCTTCGCGATCCCGGTGCTGTTGACGGTGCCCGAGGTGCCGCCGACCGAGGTCGGCAAGGCCAGCTTCGTGGCGTCGTACAAGAAGCTGATCGCCGACGTACGGACGCTGTATCGCTCCGACCGGCAGGTGGTCTGGTTCCTGCTGGCCAGCGCGGTCTATCGCGACGGATTGGCAGCCGTGTTCAGCTTCGGCGCCGTGCTGGCGGTGTCGGTCTATGGACTCTCTGCTTCCGAGGTGGTGATGTTCGGCGTCGCGGCCAACGTCGTCGCCGCGGCCGGTGCCTTCAGCGGCGGTGTGCTGGAGGATCGGGTCGGGCCGAAACGGATCATCCTGCTCTCGCTGACCGGTCTGGTGGTCTCGGCCACGGTATTGCTGTTCGCTTCCGGTCCGACGATGTTCTGGATCTTCGGTCTGGCGCTGTGCCTGTGGGTCGGGCCGGCCCAGGCCAGTTCACGGTCCTTCCTGGCGCGCCTCGCACGTCCGCAGCAGGAGGGCCAACTGTTCGGCCTGTACGCCACCACGGGTCGGGCGGTGTCCTTCCTCGCGCCGGGGCTCTTCGCCCTCTTCTCGGGTGTTTTCTCCTCGGATCGGATGGGTATCGTCGGGATAGCACTGGTGTTGCTCGTCGGCGCCGTGTGGCTTGGCTTCGTGCAACCGCCGTCCGATCGGCGAACCACAGATTCGGCGGAGGTTGCCTGA
- a CDS encoding RNA polymerase-binding protein RbpA yields MADRSLRGTGLGAKSFEDEAGVEFAARREVGFDCPRQHHFSLTFAAEAEVPAVWECPRCGAESLRSDGYRAEAKEEKPARTHWDMLRERRSIAELEDLLAERLDLLRSGELGPNYAGMNSRKSA; encoded by the coding sequence ATGGCAGATCGTTCTTTGCGAGGCACCGGACTGGGTGCGAAGAGCTTCGAAGACGAGGCAGGTGTCGAGTTCGCGGCGCGACGCGAGGTCGGCTTCGACTGCCCGCGTCAGCATCACTTCAGTCTGACCTTCGCCGCTGAGGCCGAGGTGCCGGCCGTGTGGGAGTGCCCGCGCTGCGGCGCCGAGTCACTGCGCTCCGACGGTTACCGGGCCGAGGCCAAGGAAGAGAAGCCGGCCCGTACCCACTGGGACATGCTTCGTGAGCGGCGCAGCATCGCCGAGCTGGAGGATCTGCTGGCGGAGCGACTGGATCTGCTGCGGTCCGGCGAGCTCGGTCCGAACTACGCCGGAATGAACTCGCGCAAGAGCGCCTGA
- a CDS encoding FxsA family protein, with amino-acid sequence MLAAMVALPFAEIYLLVQVGHVIGVWWTLAILVGEAMLGAWLVRREGSRAWTALNSAFASGRMPTGELADTALVLVGGVLLVMPGFITDVFGLLFLLPFTRPLARKVLAFFIARRMNKLGLSTVLIRQDGTIIQGETVIEGESVEGKTVPNDPASSGADPGGRRSNDGRNQPPSSGPVIIAGEIEEQPEP; translated from the coding sequence GTGCTGGCCGCCATGGTCGCGCTGCCCTTCGCGGAGATCTATCTGTTGGTCCAGGTCGGCCATGTCATCGGCGTGTGGTGGACGCTGGCGATCCTGGTGGGCGAGGCCATGCTCGGAGCTTGGCTGGTCAGACGTGAGGGCAGCAGAGCCTGGACCGCGCTGAACAGCGCGTTCGCCAGTGGCCGGATGCCCACCGGCGAACTCGCCGATACCGCGTTGGTGTTGGTCGGCGGTGTCCTGCTCGTGATGCCCGGATTCATCACCGACGTCTTCGGACTGCTGTTCCTGCTGCCGTTCACTCGTCCGCTGGCCCGCAAGGTGCTGGCCTTCTTCATCGCCCGGCGGATGAACAAGCTGGGCTTGTCGACTGTGCTGATCCGTCAGGACGGCACCATCATCCAAGGCGAGACCGTGATCGAGGGCGAATCTGTCGAAGGGAAGACGGTGCCGAATGACCCGGCCTCCTCCGGCGCCGACCCGGGCGGTCGCCGGAGCAACGACGGTCGCAATCAGCCGCCGTCCTCCGGGCCGGTCATCATCGCCGGTGAGATCGAGGAGCAGCCGGAGCCCTGA
- a CDS encoding polyprenol monophosphomannose synthase encodes MSDDLGRVLVVIPTYNERENIDMITSRLRAAVPEAHILIADDNSPDGTGRRADELAATDDHIQVLHRLGKEGLGAAYLAGFAWGLERGYGVIVELDADGSHQPEQLPLLLDALRDADMVKGSRWVPGGKIVNWPKSRELISKSGSLWTRMMLGIPLKDATGGFNAFRADTLRGIELDRIASAGYCFQIDLAWRSLKAGYRVVEVPITFVEREYGQSKMSQKIVAEALLRTTWWGMKHRSGQLRDLAAHARPGKNKARIGKNHHELP; translated from the coding sequence ATGAGTGACGATCTCGGTCGTGTCCTGGTGGTCATCCCGACCTACAACGAGCGGGAGAACATCGACATGATCACCTCGCGGCTACGCGCCGCCGTGCCGGAGGCGCACATCCTGATCGCCGACGACAACTCACCGGACGGCACCGGGCGGCGGGCCGACGAACTCGCCGCGACCGACGATCACATCCAGGTCCTGCACCGGCTGGGCAAGGAGGGCCTCGGGGCGGCCTACCTGGCCGGTTTCGCCTGGGGGTTGGAGCGTGGTTACGGGGTGATCGTCGAACTCGATGCCGACGGCTCGCATCAGCCCGAGCAGCTTCCGTTGCTGTTGGACGCCCTGCGCGACGCCGACATGGTCAAGGGGTCCCGTTGGGTTCCCGGTGGCAAGATCGTCAACTGGCCGAAGTCGCGGGAGCTGATCTCCAAGAGCGGCAGCCTGTGGACCCGGATGATGCTCGGCATTCCACTCAAGGATGCGACCGGAGGCTTCAACGCGTTTCGTGCCGACACACTGCGCGGCATCGAGTTGGATCGGATCGCCTCGGCCGGCTACTGCTTCCAGATCGACCTGGCCTGGCGCTCGTTGAAGGCTGGCTATCGGGTGGTCGAGGTCCCGATCACCTTTGTCGAGCGGGAGTACGGTCAGTCCAAGATGAGTCAGAAGATCGTCGCCGAGGCACTGCTCCGCACCACCTGGTGGGGCATGAAGCACCGCTCCGGCCAGCTCCGCGACCTGGCGGCCCATGCTCGTCCCGGAAAGAACAAGGCACGAATCGGCAAGAATCACCACGAGTTGCCCTGA
- the lnt gene encoding apolipoprotein N-acyltransferase: MFIAYRHSRWLRAGLALLAGVLTGLAWEPYGLWWLLIITLPAFTLLVRAGTSTPTPISIDSSSTSKPRRRAFALGYLYGLGLLAISINWIHVLGIWVAVLLIAFEALFFGLLGLTLYLTSPLRWWPLAAALCWSLIEFLYSRMPFGGFGWVRLAYTVVDTPLAGFLPLIGVAGVSFLVALLAQLIAYVITILRNRRSSPRQSSPRHVVRTLLPYGVAAAVLLLLGTALPFIPLTPTPSPEESRTLQVGIVQGNVPGKGIEALGRMRSVTNNHLSETINLMVKARLGQTPMPDFILWPENSTDIDPRIDPVTERTVQAGAMIAGRPILVGAVMEGPGPDERQTSALWWDPVAGVLARYNKQNLVPFGEWIPFRAQLLPLVPVLKAVGPQSVPGTTPGVLTVPLDGRTVKIGDVMCFELAYDSTVYSTVTNGAQLLTVQSNNATYGGTGQIEQQFAITRARAMETRREIAVATTNSVSGFIDRDGTIVHRTDEFTAASMVVPMPLRTGLTPAVIAAPWIDRGLALAAVLACLLGAVTGLGLSTRARPGRLPEAGIPVRQDEPSPTVVDPEAVRR, from the coding sequence GTGTTCATCGCGTATCGCCACAGCCGTTGGCTGCGCGCTGGACTGGCTCTCCTTGCCGGCGTACTGACGGGGCTGGCGTGGGAACCGTACGGGCTCTGGTGGCTGCTGATCATCACTCTGCCTGCCTTCACGCTGCTGGTCCGCGCCGGCACCTCCACCCCGACACCCATCAGCATCGATAGCAGCAGCACCAGTAAGCCTCGCCGACGCGCCTTCGCGCTCGGCTACCTCTACGGACTAGGCCTGCTCGCCATCTCGATCAACTGGATCCATGTGCTCGGGATCTGGGTTGCGGTGCTCCTGATCGCGTTCGAGGCGCTGTTCTTCGGGCTGCTGGGTCTCACCCTCTACCTGACCTCACCCTTGAGGTGGTGGCCGCTGGCTGCCGCCCTGTGCTGGTCGCTGATCGAGTTCCTCTACTCCCGGATGCCGTTCGGCGGCTTCGGCTGGGTCCGCCTTGCCTACACTGTGGTCGACACCCCATTGGCGGGCTTTCTGCCGCTGATCGGCGTAGCCGGTGTCTCCTTCCTGGTCGCGTTGCTCGCCCAGTTGATCGCGTACGTCATCACGATCCTGCGCAACCGCCGCTCGAGCCCAAGACAATCGAGCCCGCGGCACGTTGTCCGGACACTTCTGCCGTACGGCGTGGCGGCCGCAGTGTTGCTGCTGCTCGGCACTGCGCTGCCCTTCATCCCGCTGACTCCCACCCCAAGCCCCGAGGAATCCCGAACCCTTCAGGTGGGCATCGTGCAGGGCAACGTGCCGGGCAAGGGGATCGAGGCTCTCGGCCGGATGCGATCGGTGACCAACAACCACCTCAGTGAAACCATCAACCTGATGGTGAAGGCCAGACTCGGTCAGACTCCCATGCCCGACTTCATCCTGTGGCCGGAGAACTCCACCGATATCGACCCGCGGATAGATCCGGTCACCGAACGGACTGTCCAGGCCGGGGCCATGATCGCCGGGCGCCCGATCCTGGTCGGAGCAGTGATGGAAGGGCCGGGTCCCGACGAGCGGCAGACCTCTGCGCTGTGGTGGGACCCGGTGGCAGGGGTGCTGGCCCGCTACAACAAGCAGAATCTGGTGCCGTTCGGCGAGTGGATCCCGTTCCGTGCTCAGCTGCTGCCACTGGTGCCGGTCCTGAAGGCGGTCGGACCACAGTCCGTGCCTGGCACGACCCCCGGGGTGCTGACGGTCCCGCTGGACGGACGTACGGTCAAGATCGGCGACGTGATGTGCTTCGAGCTCGCGTACGACTCGACGGTCTATTCGACCGTGACCAATGGCGCGCAGCTGCTGACCGTGCAGAGCAACAACGCCACCTACGGCGGCACCGGGCAGATCGAGCAGCAGTTCGCCATCACCCGTGCCCGGGCGATGGAGACGCGGCGGGAGATCGCGGTGGCAACCACCAACAGCGTGTCGGGGTTCATCGATCGCGACGGCACCATCGTGCACCGCACCGACGAGTTCACGGCTGCGTCCATGGTGGTGCCGATGCCGCTGCGCACCGGACTCACCCCAGCTGTCATTGCCGCACCCTGGATCGATCGCGGCCTGGCCCTGGCAGCCGTACTCGCCTGTCTCCTAGGTGCGGTCACCGGGCTTGGTCTCAGCACCCGGGCGCGCCCAGGTCGCCTACCGGAGGCAGGCATTCCGGTACGGCAGGATGAACCCTCACCGACAGTCGTCGATCCGGAGGCAGTACGAAGATGA
- a CDS encoding NUDIX domain-containing protein, translated as MPADRFRTAVAVYGVVQASGRILLMRRAGSGYHDGELSLPAGRIEGGEDVTSALTRELAEELTIAVDPAACRLGVVVHRAAESSTDHEYLDLFFIVPSWTGDPAIGEPTKCSELVWADPGQLPPDVIPYVQKALTALDAGQPLVLDGWTTTG; from the coding sequence GTGCCAGCTGATCGGTTCCGCACCGCTGTGGCGGTGTACGGCGTTGTGCAGGCGAGCGGGCGTATCTTGCTGATGCGTCGTGCCGGATCGGGCTATCACGACGGTGAGCTCAGCCTGCCGGCCGGTCGTATCGAGGGTGGCGAAGACGTCACGAGTGCGCTGACGCGAGAACTGGCCGAGGAACTGACGATCGCGGTCGATCCGGCAGCGTGTCGACTCGGTGTCGTTGTTCACCGAGCGGCTGAGTCGTCCACCGATCACGAGTATCTGGACCTGTTCTTCATCGTGCCGAGTTGGACGGGCGATCCAGCCATCGGCGAGCCCACCAAGTGCAGCGAGCTGGTGTGGGCTGATCCCGGCCAGCTGCCGCCCGACGTCATCCCGTACGTCCAGAAGGCGCTCACCGCCCTCGACGCAGGTCAGCCCTTGGTGCTCGATGGTTGGACGACCACGGGGTAG
- a CDS encoding IS630 family transposase: MPRPPAPALSMTAAQREVLIRIARSSTTAHREVMRAQVLLDAADGIANAEIARRHRVSIPTVRAWRAAFTSDGLTGWGTVKKGRGRKPVISEATIAEIVELTTHTTPPGATHWSCRTMAKRVGVSPATVQRVWSELGLKPHLVETFKVSNDPRFTEKLIDVVGLYLDPPEKAIVLCMDEKSSVQALDRTQASLPIKPGRAATMTHDYKRNGTTNLFAALDVLTGTVIGRCLPRHRHEEFLTFLKTIDAEVPQGLQIHLILDNYSTHKHADVKAWLKRHQRFHLHVIPTSSSWLNQVERWFRELTDKNLRRGIFASVPDLIASIQAYIDASNADPQPYKWTATAESILAKVTRARTTLNQQAS, translated from the coding sequence ATGCCTCGCCCTCCCGCCCCAGCCCTGTCGATGACCGCAGCACAACGGGAGGTGCTGATCAGGATTGCCCGCTCATCGACGACCGCGCACCGGGAGGTGATGCGGGCCCAGGTGCTGCTCGACGCCGCCGACGGCATCGCGAACGCCGAGATCGCCCGACGGCATCGGGTCAGCATCCCCACCGTGCGGGCCTGGCGGGCCGCGTTCACCAGCGACGGCCTCACCGGCTGGGGCACGGTGAAGAAGGGCCGGGGTCGTAAACCGGTGATCAGTGAGGCCACGATCGCTGAGATCGTGGAGCTGACCACCCACACCACCCCGCCCGGGGCCACCCACTGGTCGTGCCGCACGATGGCGAAACGGGTCGGGGTCTCACCGGCCACAGTGCAGCGGGTCTGGTCCGAGCTCGGGTTGAAGCCGCACCTGGTCGAGACGTTCAAGGTCAGCAACGACCCGCGGTTCACCGAGAAACTGATCGACGTCGTGGGCTTGTACCTGGATCCGCCGGAGAAGGCGATCGTGCTGTGCATGGACGAGAAGTCGTCGGTGCAGGCATTGGACCGCACCCAGGCGTCGCTGCCGATCAAACCGGGCCGGGCCGCGACGATGACGCATGACTACAAGCGCAACGGCACCACCAACTTGTTCGCCGCCTTGGACGTGCTGACCGGCACCGTGATCGGCCGATGCCTGCCCAGGCACCGGCACGAGGAGTTCTTGACCTTTCTCAAGACCATCGACGCCGAGGTCCCCCAAGGACTGCAGATCCACCTGATCCTGGACAACTACTCCACCCACAAGCACGCCGACGTCAAGGCCTGGCTGAAACGCCACCAACGGTTCCACCTGCACGTCATCCCGACCTCATCATCATGGCTGAACCAGGTCGAACGCTGGTTCCGCGAGCTGACCGACAAGAACCTGCGCCGCGGCATCTTCGCCAGCGTCCCCGACCTGATCGCCAGCATCCAGGCCTACATCGACGCCAGCAACGCCGACCCCCAACCCTACAAATGGACCGCCACCGCCGAGTCCATCCTCGCCAAAGTCACCCGCGCCCGCACCACCCTCAACCAACAAGCAAGCTAA
- a CDS encoding 5-aminoimidazole-4-carboxamide ribonucleotide transformylase, whose protein sequence is MRYGMNPHQSAEIVAGPGPRILNGEPSMINYLDALNAFQLVCEVDQATGRPAAASFKHVSPAGAALAGRIDPVAARTWRIGSVEEDTLLSAYVRARDADPKSSFGDVAAFSRPVDRVTAELLSTVICDAVIAPGYEPGTIGILAAKRGGRFLMFEADPTRLPPAAERRDVLGVTIEQDRDTVPVETVLPDSGWLAGTAREDALLGLVTVRYTQSNSVAFVRDGMAIGVGAGQQNRVDCVRLAGVKAKIWWLRRHRFVDGLPMVEEMSRQDRLNWQIRFAAAEMTVAQVQEFEALFGAEARSAYDDPTWRSDWVSKLSGITMTSDGYLPFRDNVEHAAAFGVETIVEPGGSARTSEIAASAAAHGIDHVETGLRLFHH, encoded by the coding sequence ATGCGCTACGGGATGAATCCACACCAGTCCGCCGAGATCGTCGCGGGTCCTGGGCCACGGATCCTCAACGGGGAACCATCGATGATCAACTATCTGGATGCGCTCAATGCGTTCCAACTCGTATGCGAGGTCGACCAAGCGACCGGCAGACCTGCTGCCGCCTCTTTCAAACACGTGTCACCGGCGGGCGCCGCACTGGCTGGCCGGATCGATCCGGTCGCGGCCAGGACCTGGCGGATCGGATCGGTCGAAGAAGACACCCTGCTGTCCGCCTATGTGCGGGCCCGTGATGCCGATCCGAAATCTTCCTTCGGTGACGTCGCAGCCTTTTCCCGGCCGGTTGATCGCGTCACCGCAGAACTGTTGAGCACGGTGATCTGCGACGCCGTGATTGCGCCCGGCTACGAGCCGGGCACGATCGGGATTCTGGCTGCGAAGCGTGGCGGTCGGTTCCTGATGTTCGAGGCCGATCCCACCAGGTTGCCTCCTGCAGCGGAGCGACGAGATGTGCTTGGCGTGACGATCGAGCAGGACCGCGACACGGTGCCTGTGGAGACCGTGCTCCCTGACAGCGGCTGGCTCGCCGGAACGGCGAGGGAGGATGCGTTGCTGGGCCTCGTGACGGTGCGCTATACGCAATCGAACTCGGTCGCGTTCGTCCGCGATGGCATGGCGATCGGTGTCGGCGCTGGTCAGCAGAACCGGGTCGATTGCGTACGTCTGGCTGGGGTGAAGGCAAAGATCTGGTGGCTGCGCCGACACCGGTTCGTCGATGGATTGCCGATGGTGGAGGAGATGAGTCGGCAGGATCGGCTGAACTGGCAGATCCGGTTTGCCGCTGCCGAGATGACCGTCGCACAAGTGCAGGAGTTCGAGGCTCTGTTCGGTGCGGAGGCCAGATCTGCATACGACGATCCGACATGGCGAAGCGATTGGGTATCGAAGTTGTCGGGGATCACGATGACTTCTGACGGCTACCTTCCGTTCCGCGACAACGTCGAGCATGCCGCCGCATTCGGGGTCGAGACCATCGTGGAGCCGGGCGGCTCTGCGCGTACGAGCGAGATCGCCGCCAGCGCCGCAGCCCACGGCATCGACCACGTCGAGACCGGACTACGACTCTTCCACCACTGA